A single region of the Nitrosomonas sp. Is79A3 genome encodes:
- the rnhB gene encoding ribonuclease HII — protein sequence MEKDIDTFSANAVICGVDEAGRGPLAGPVYAACVVLDVDHKIAGLADSKELSEKKREVLAIAIKKYAKAWAIASASVQEIDQLNILQASLLAMKRAVESLPFVPDMALVDGNQSPQLKCSVRTIIRGDSLIPEISAASILAKTARDKEMLRLHQCFPLYGFDQHKGYPTIKHLAALQMHGACEIHRQSFAPVHALKLSKKYF from the coding sequence GTGGAGAAAGATATTGACACTTTCAGTGCAAATGCTGTTATTTGCGGTGTAGACGAGGCTGGCAGAGGGCCATTGGCTGGCCCCGTCTATGCAGCATGTGTTGTGCTCGATGTTGACCACAAAATAGCCGGATTAGCCGATTCCAAGGAACTGAGCGAGAAGAAGCGTGAAGTGCTGGCAATCGCTATCAAAAAATATGCTAAAGCATGGGCAATTGCTTCCGCCTCAGTGCAAGAAATTGATCAGCTAAATATTCTGCAAGCAAGTTTGCTCGCGATGAAACGTGCTGTAGAAAGTTTACCTTTCGTACCGGATATGGCGCTGGTCGATGGGAATCAGAGTCCACAGCTAAAATGCTCAGTACGTACAATCATTAGAGGTGACAGTCTAATACCCGAAATCTCAGCAGCCTCTATTTTAGCTAAGACGGCACGGGATAAAGAAATGCTAAGACTGCATCAATGTTTTCCACTCTATGGATTTGATCAACACAAAGGGTATCCAACGATAAAGCATTTGGCTGCATTACAAATGCACGGTGCATGTGAGATACATCGGCAAAGTTTTGCGCCTGTCCATGCATTAAAATTGAGTAAAAAATATTTCTAG
- a CDS encoding peptidylprolyl isomerase, giving the protein MRIEKNTVVSLNYELTDDTGKILEKTDTPISYLHGGYGGIFPLVEEALHEMEVGYSCSVSMEPEDTFGEYDAELIRVEPRSSFPDNVAVGMHFEGGAEGSDDIIIYQVTEVADDTVIVDGNHPFAGLRLIFACTVTEVRPATAEEITHQHVHGAHGHEH; this is encoded by the coding sequence ATGCGCATTGAAAAAAATACCGTGGTCTCACTTAATTATGAATTGACAGATGATACCGGAAAAATTCTGGAGAAAACGGATACACCGATTAGTTATTTGCATGGCGGCTACGGAGGCATTTTCCCTCTCGTTGAAGAAGCGCTTCATGAAATGGAAGTTGGTTATTCTTGCTCGGTTTCAATGGAACCGGAAGATACTTTCGGCGAATATGATGCCGAATTGATTCGAGTGGAACCGCGCAGCTCTTTTCCAGATAATGTAGCAGTTGGCATGCATTTTGAAGGGGGGGCTGAAGGTTCTGACGACATCATCATCTACCAAGTTACAGAAGTTGCTGACGATACCGTCATTGTCGATGGAAATCATCCATTTGCGGGTTTAAGATTGATTTTTGCTTGCACAGTAACCGAAGTCCGCCCAGCCACAGCGGAAGAAATTACCCATCAACATGTGCATGGTGCACATGGGCATGAGCATTGA
- the mutS gene encoding DNA mismatch repair protein MutS → MKTQKDQHTPMMQQYLRIKAQHPDMLMFYRMGDFYELFFDDAEKAAKLLGITLTQRGASAGEPIKMAGVPYHAAEQYLAKLVKSGESVAICEQVGDPATSKGPVAREVTRIITPGTLTDAALLEDKRDCILLALWVHESILGLAWLNLAAGQLRVMETSPQNLLSELERLQPSEILLPESLKQAEIQGKNWALKRLPLWQFDRDTAINNLTRQFETHDLSGFGCEDLPIALCAAGALLEYARLTQGSAALPITSLQAERDSIYIRMDAATRRNLEISETIRGERSPTLLSLLDTCSTNMGSRLLQFWLHHPLRDHAAIQKRLDSVAALIGESEQNNYWVARDLLRQFVDVERITARIALKSARPRDLSGLRDSLKLLPEVIQAMANGSSERISQLIQAMQIEPALFELLRKSLLEEPGVVLREGNVIADGYDAELDELRALQNNCGEFLLQLEIREKERTGIPNLKVEYNRVHGFYIEVTHAHSEKIPADYRRRQTLKSAERYITPELKAFEDKALSAQDRALAREKYLYDELLNVLLGYIHPLQKMAASVAEIDVLCAFAERAQALDYTAPYLSHEEIFEIDTGRHPVVESQVENFVANDVQLGADYTGKPQMLIITGPNMGGKSTYMRQIALIALLAHCGSYVPAKRVRLGRLDQIFTRIGAADDLASGRSTFMVEMTETANILHNATAQSLVLMDEVGRGTSTFDGLALAFAIARYLLSKNRSFTLFATHYFELTKLAEEFKQIQNVHLDAVEYKHRIVFLHKVAEGPASQSYGLQVAALAGVPESVIKVARKHLIKLEQESVKKKPQLDLFSFSIPEPEEDITQEHPLIAMLQNLSPDELSPRQALEQLYLLKKAIDATNNS, encoded by the coding sequence ATGAAAACCCAGAAAGATCAGCATACCCCCATGATGCAGCAGTACCTGCGCATCAAGGCACAACACCCAGACATGCTGATGTTTTATCGCATGGGGGATTTTTATGAGTTGTTTTTTGACGATGCGGAGAAAGCGGCAAAGCTCTTGGGAATAACTTTAACGCAACGCGGCGCTTCTGCCGGGGAACCGATTAAAATGGCGGGAGTGCCCTATCATGCAGCAGAGCAGTATCTGGCAAAACTGGTCAAGTCAGGTGAATCCGTAGCCATTTGCGAGCAGGTGGGTGATCCGGCGACCAGCAAAGGCCCGGTTGCACGTGAAGTCACCCGTATCATCACGCCTGGAACATTGACGGATGCGGCATTGCTTGAGGATAAGCGCGACTGCATATTATTGGCTTTATGGGTGCACGAATCGATTCTGGGTCTGGCTTGGCTGAATCTGGCAGCGGGGCAATTACGCGTGATGGAGACATCACCACAAAATCTGCTGAGTGAGCTGGAGCGTCTGCAACCATCTGAGATCCTATTGCCAGAATCACTTAAACAAGCTGAAATACAAGGTAAAAATTGGGCGCTAAAGCGATTGCCGTTGTGGCAGTTTGATCGTGATACTGCAATCAATAATCTTACGCGGCAATTTGAAACGCATGATCTGTCTGGCTTTGGTTGTGAGGATTTGCCTATTGCGCTGTGCGCTGCCGGTGCCCTACTGGAATACGCCCGCCTGACTCAAGGATCTGCTGCGCTTCCTATCACATCATTACAAGCTGAGCGGGATAGTATTTATATTCGGATGGATGCTGCCACACGCCGCAATCTGGAAATTTCTGAAACCATACGCGGTGAACGCTCACCTACGTTGTTGTCATTACTGGATACATGCTCAACCAATATGGGCAGCCGTTTGTTGCAATTTTGGCTGCATCATCCATTACGGGATCATGCAGCAATACAAAAGCGGCTTGATAGCGTTGCAGCCTTAATCGGAGAAAGTGAGCAGAATAATTATTGGGTCGCGCGAGACCTGCTTCGGCAATTTGTAGATGTTGAACGGATTACTGCCCGCATTGCACTCAAATCAGCGCGCCCGAGAGACTTATCGGGTTTGCGTGATAGCCTGAAACTATTGCCAGAAGTCATTCAAGCCATGGCAAATGGTTCCAGTGAGAGAATTAGTCAATTGATTCAGGCTATGCAGATAGAACCTGCGCTCTTTGAGTTATTGAGAAAATCTTTGTTGGAAGAACCTGGTGTGGTGTTGCGTGAGGGCAATGTGATTGCCGATGGTTATGATGCCGAACTGGACGAATTACGTGCCCTGCAAAATAATTGCGGTGAATTCTTACTGCAGTTGGAGATTCGTGAAAAAGAACGCACCGGCATTCCTAATCTCAAGGTGGAATATAACCGTGTGCATGGTTTCTATATTGAAGTCACGCACGCACACAGCGAGAAAATTCCCGCTGATTACCGGCGCAGACAAACACTAAAAAGTGCTGAGCGTTATATCACGCCGGAACTAAAAGCTTTCGAAGATAAAGCATTATCCGCGCAAGACCGGGCATTGGCGCGGGAGAAGTATTTATACGATGAACTTTTGAATGTACTTCTGGGTTATATCCATCCATTGCAGAAAATGGCTGCGAGCGTTGCGGAAATTGATGTTTTATGTGCATTTGCTGAGCGTGCACAAGCGCTTGACTATACTGCACCATATTTGTCGCATGAGGAAATTTTTGAGATAGATACCGGTCGCCACCCGGTTGTGGAAAGTCAGGTAGAAAACTTTGTTGCCAATGATGTTCAGTTAGGTGCTGACTATACCGGGAAACCGCAAATGTTGATAATTACTGGCCCCAATATGGGCGGTAAATCAACCTATATGCGGCAAATCGCGCTGATCGCTTTACTTGCACATTGCGGCAGTTATGTGCCTGCCAAAAGAGTACGTCTGGGTAGGCTGGATCAGATCTTTACCCGTATTGGCGCTGCCGATGATCTTGCCAGCGGGCGTTCCACATTTATGGTGGAAATGACGGAAACCGCCAATATACTCCATAACGCAACAGCGCAAAGCCTAGTGCTTATGGATGAAGTCGGGCGCGGCACTTCCACTTTTGACGGCTTGGCCCTAGCGTTTGCCATTGCCCGGTATCTATTGAGTAAAAATCGCAGCTTTACACTTTTTGCCACGCATTACTTTGAATTAACGAAACTGGCTGAGGAGTTTAAACAAATCCAAAATGTCCATTTGGACGCCGTGGAGTATAAACATCGCATTGTTTTTCTGCATAAAGTAGCCGAGGGTCCGGCCAGTCAAAGCTACGGTTTGCAAGTTGCTGCACTGGCAGGTGTTCCAGAGTCAGTGATCAAAGTGGCCAGAAAGCACTTGATTAAACTGGAGCAGGAAAGTGTAAAAAAGAAACCTCAGTTGGATCTGTTTTCCTTTTCCATTCCAGAACCGGAAGAAGATATTACGCAGGAACATCCATTGATTGCAATGTTACAAAACCTCTCGCCGGATGAACTAAGCCCCAGGCAAGCGCTGGAGCAGCTTTATTTATTGAAGAAAGCGATAGATGCGACAAATAACAGCTAA
- a CDS encoding glutaredoxin domain-containing protein produces MLLLLLVVTPWVTASEVKQVPGGDQVLEVFVRDGCPHCARAKEFLLKFGSERPWLQIMYYSVDHDQIALNGLTRYSQEAGIWPPGVPTFVMNGKVLAGFDNAENSGPLLINLVEQASLSPQQTEIESKLFGTLSVARLGLPLFTLTIGLLDGFNPCAMWVLLFLLSLLVHQRNRKRMALIAGTFVLVSGGVYYAFMAAWLNIFQMIGITTALYWALGGAALIIGGINVKDFFIWQRGFSLSIPDSAKPALYVRMRAVLAADRLWPTLTAVAFLAVMVNFIELLCTAGFPAIYTAILTQHALNPAVYYAYLGLYILGYIADDSLMVAIAVFALSNHKLTESTGRWLKLLSGVVMLALGFIMILHPEWLV; encoded by the coding sequence ATGCTGTTATTATTGCTGGTTGTAACACCATGGGTAACAGCAAGTGAAGTAAAGCAGGTTCCAGGCGGAGATCAGGTACTCGAAGTTTTCGTGCGCGACGGTTGCCCGCACTGTGCACGGGCTAAAGAATTTCTCCTGAAATTTGGCAGCGAACGACCATGGCTGCAGATCATGTACTATTCGGTCGACCATGATCAGATCGCTCTCAATGGATTGACCCGATATTCCCAGGAGGCTGGGATTTGGCCACCCGGCGTGCCAACTTTTGTCATGAATGGCAAGGTACTTGCAGGATTTGATAATGCAGAAAACTCCGGGCCTTTACTGATTAATCTGGTTGAGCAGGCCTCGCTCTCTCCTCAGCAAACCGAAATCGAATCAAAGTTGTTTGGAACACTCAGTGTTGCTCGCCTGGGACTTCCGTTATTCACACTGACTATTGGTCTGCTTGATGGCTTTAACCCGTGTGCGATGTGGGTGTTGTTGTTTTTGCTCTCGCTACTTGTACACCAGCGGAATCGTAAAAGAATGGCATTAATCGCTGGCACATTTGTGCTGGTGAGTGGCGGAGTCTATTATGCGTTTATGGCTGCCTGGCTGAACATATTCCAGATGATCGGTATTACTACTGCTTTGTACTGGGCGCTGGGAGGCGCGGCCCTGATTATCGGCGGGATCAATGTGAAGGATTTTTTTATCTGGCAGCGGGGTTTCTCATTATCCATCCCGGATTCTGCCAAACCTGCCTTGTATGTCCGGATGCGAGCTGTCCTGGCAGCCGATAGGTTATGGCCGACGCTGACAGCCGTTGCTTTTCTGGCCGTAATGGTCAATTTCATCGAATTACTGTGCACTGCAGGTTTTCCAGCAATCTACACGGCTATATTAACGCAACATGCGTTGAATCCAGCAGTCTACTATGCATACCTAGGACTTTATATCCTCGGTTATATAGCCGACGACTCCCTTATGGTAGCCATTGCAGTGTTCGCGTTAAGCAATCATAAGCTTACGGAATCTACGGGTCGCTGGCTCAAGCTCCTGAGTGGCGTTGTAATGCTGGCACTTGGTTTCATAATGATTCTACATCCTGAATGGCTTGTTTAG